A DNA window from Daucus carota subsp. sativus chromosome 3, DH1 v3.0, whole genome shotgun sequence contains the following coding sequences:
- the LOC108213408 gene encoding transcription repressor OFP12 — MPRTLGRNLQMCFPKIIYPPPPQKSIKKLNPQEKTNPNPSTLSSILIKNFNSLYQSEDSDTTPPDFAAVYASQRFFFSSPGHSNSIIDSATSSLSLSPSSSSSSTNTCSSTRADNVVVDGCVATPTLSPDPYVDFRRSMQEMVEARELGDVRANWEDLHELLTCYLSLNPRSMHKFIVGAFADLLVSLLNPAGPGRD, encoded by the coding sequence atgccAAGAACATTGGGAAGAAACCTCCAAATGTGCTTCCCCAAGATCATCTATCCACCACCCCCTCAAAAATCCATCAAAAAATTAAACCCTCAAGAAAAAACCAACCCTAACCCTAGCACTCTCTCCTCAATCCTCATCAAGAACTTCAACTCCCTCTACCAATCCGAAGACTCCGACACTACCCCACCCGACTTCGCCGCCGTCTACGCCTCCCAACGCTTCTTCTTCTCCTCCCCGGGCCACTCCAACTCCATCATCGACTCCGCCACATCATCATTATCActatcaccatcatcatcatcatcgtcgACGAACACTTGTTCGTCGACTAGGGCTGACAATGTGGTGGTCGATGGCTGCGTGGCTACACCGACATTGTCGCCCGACCCTTACGTGGACTTCCGGCGGTCCATGCAGGAGATGGTGGAGGCGCGTGAGCTGGGGGACGTTAGGGCTAATTGGGAGGACTTGCACGAGCTTCTCACGTGCTATCTTTCGCTAAACCCTAGGAGCATGCACAAGTTTATTGTAGGGGCATTTGCTGACCTGCTCGTCAGTCTCTTGAATCCGGCCGGCCCCGGTCGGGATTAG